In Leptodesmis sichuanensis A121, the following are encoded in one genomic region:
- a CDS encoding TldD/PmbA family protein, whose product MLATPLLRSKELPTLQYASTPDRFDETWESPLSTLLGLGRAAGADFIEFFLERVNYISCLAEEDAITSISPRLTTGAGVRVFRGHADCYVSTNDLSFSGLKAALEKGLSILGLQLPGPGAFIPEINLEPLRDYGSLRGKENWLSQCSSMREMGEVLLDANAQLKQKARHIQSRRASYFRDWQEVLVASSDGTFARDIRLTQTIGSMLLCADGAHRTSVARRLGDTSNPNFLRNWNYGAVMDDIAESAGQMLYADYVESGTYPIVMANEFGGVIFHEACGHLLETTQIEKRTTPFLDQKGEKIAHESLTAWDEGLSPNAFGTIDMDDEGMPAQRTLLIEKGVLKNFLADRAGSIRTGHPRTGSGRRQDYTYAAASRMRNTYIAPGEHTIDDLFASIDKGIYCKKMGGGSVGATGQFNFGVDEAYLIENGKISKPLKGATLIGEAKEIMNKISMCSQDLSLAPGFCGSVSGSIYTTVGQPHLKVDSITVGGR is encoded by the coding sequence ATGCTTGCAACCCCCTTACTTCGTTCTAAGGAACTGCCTACCCTTCAATACGCCTCCACCCCAGACCGCTTCGACGAAACCTGGGAGTCGCCCCTATCTACCCTATTGGGATTAGGACGGGCTGCCGGAGCCGATTTCATTGAATTTTTTCTAGAACGCGTCAATTACATCAGTTGTCTTGCAGAAGAGGATGCGATTACCAGTATTTCTCCTCGCCTGACCACAGGAGCCGGAGTCCGGGTTTTTCGCGGCCATGCAGATTGCTATGTTAGTACTAACGATCTGTCCTTCTCTGGGTTAAAGGCTGCTTTGGAAAAAGGACTCAGCATTTTAGGCTTGCAGCTTCCTGGACCAGGAGCCTTCATTCCCGAAATCAACCTGGAACCTTTGCGGGATTATGGATCGCTACGAGGGAAAGAAAACTGGTTGTCCCAGTGCAGTTCCATGCGTGAAATGGGCGAAGTGCTGCTGGATGCCAATGCCCAACTGAAGCAAAAGGCCAGGCATATTCAATCCCGCCGCGCCAGCTATTTTCGGGATTGGCAGGAAGTGTTAGTGGCTTCCAGCGATGGCACCTTCGCCAGAGATATTCGGCTGACGCAAACCATTGGTTCAATGCTCCTGTGTGCCGATGGTGCTCACCGGACTTCCGTAGCTCGCCGCCTGGGGGACACCAGCAATCCCAACTTCTTGCGGAACTGGAATTATGGCGCGGTAATGGATGATATTGCCGAGTCTGCCGGACAAATGCTGTACGCCGATTATGTGGAGTCCGGCACCTATCCGATCGTCATGGCCAACGAATTTGGCGGCGTGATCTTCCATGAAGCCTGCGGTCACTTGCTGGAAACGACTCAAATCGAAAAGCGCACCACTCCCTTCCTGGATCAAAAAGGTGAAAAGATTGCCCACGAAAGCCTGACGGCCTGGGATGAAGGGCTGTCTCCCAATGCCTTCGGGACGATCGACATGGATGATGAAGGGATGCCTGCCCAGCGCACCCTACTGATCGAAAAAGGGGTGTTGAAGAACTTCCTGGCCGATCGCGCTGGTTCCATTCGCACCGGACATCCCCGAACTGGCAGTGGTCGCCGTCAGGACTACACCTACGCTGCTGCTTCCCGGATGCGGAATACCTACATTGCCCCCGGTGAGCATACGATTGACGACCTGTTTGCCTCGATCGATAAAGGTATCTACTGCAAGAAGATGGGCGGCGGCAGCGTGGGAGCTACAGGCCAATTCAACTTTGGAGTGGATGAAGCCTATTTAATTGAAAACGGCAAGATCTCGAAACCCTTAAAGGGCGCTACCTTGATTGGCGAAGCAAAGGAGATCATGAACAAGATTTCCATGTGCTCTCAGGATCTGTCCCTGGCTCCTGGTTTCTGTGGCTCGGTCAGTGGCAGCATCTACACCACCGTGGGTCAACCTCACCTGAAAGTA